Proteins found in one Phocoena sinus isolate mPhoSin1 chromosome 19, mPhoSin1.pri, whole genome shotgun sequence genomic segment:
- the CADM4 gene encoding cell adhesion molecule 4: MGRARRFQWPLLLLWAAAAGPGAGQEVQTENVTVAEGGVAEITCRLHQYDGSIVVIQNPARQTLFFNGTRALKDERFQLEEFSPRRVRIRLSDARLEDEGGYFCQLYTEDTHHQIATLTVLVAPENPVVEVREQAVEGGEVELSCLVPRSRPAAVLRWHRDRKELKGVSSSQENGKVWSVASTVRFRVDRKDDGGIVICEAQNQALPSGHSKQTQYVLDVQYSPTARIHASQAVVREGDTLVLTCAVTGNPRPNQIRWNRGNESLPERAEAVGETLTLPGLVSADNGTYTCEASNKHGHARALYVLVVYDPGAVVEAQTSVPYAIVGGILALLVFLIICVLVGMVWCSVRQKGSYLTHEASGLDEQGEAREAFLNGSDGHKRKEEFFI; the protein is encoded by the exons ATGGGCCGGGCCCGGCGCTTCCAGtggccgctgctgctgctgtgggCGGCCGCGGCGGGGCCAG gggcaggacaggaagtaCAGACAGAGAATGTGACAGTGGCTGAGGGTGGGGTGGCTGAGATAACCTGCCGTCTGCACCAGTATGATGGATCTATAGTTGTCATTCAGAACCCTGCCCGGCAGACCCTCTTCTTCAATGGTACCCGTG CCCTGAAGGATGAGCGTTTCCAGCTTGAGGAGTTCTCCCCACGCCGGGTACGGATCCGGCTCTCAGATGCGCGCCTGGAGGACGAGGGGGGCTACTTCTGCCAGCTCTACACGGAGGATACCCACCACCAGATTGCCACGCTCACTGTACTGG TGGCCCCGGAGAATCCTGTAGTGGAGGTCCGGGAACAGGCGGTGGAGGGCGGCGAGGTGGAGCTCAGCTGCCTTGTTCCACGGTCCCGCCCGGCCGCCGTCCTGCGCTGGCACCGGGACCGAAAGGAGCTGAAAG GAGTGAGCAGCAGCCAGGAAAATGGCAAGGTCTGGAGCGTGGCGAGCACAGTGCGGTTTCGTGTCGACCGCAAGGACGACGGCGGTATCGTCATCTGCGAGGCGCAGAACCAGGCGCTGCCCTCCGGACACAGCAAACAGACGCAGTACGTGCTGGACGTGCAGT ACTCCCCCACGGCCCGGATCCATGCCTCCCAAGCtgtggtgagggagggagacacgcTGGTGCTGACATGTGCTGTGACGGGGAACCCCAG GCCAAACCAGATCCGCTGGAACCGCGGTAATGAGTCTTTGCCAGAGCGGGCCGAGGCAGTCGGGGAGACGCTTACGCTGCCCGGCCTGGTATCCGCGGATAATGGCACCTACACCTGCGAGGCGTCGAACAAGCACGGCCACGCGAGGGCGCTCTATGTGCTCGTGGTCTACG ACCCTGGTGCGGTGGTAGAGGCTCAGACGTCGGTGCCGTACGCCATTGTGGGCGGCATCCTGGCGCTACTGGTGTTTCTGATCATCTGTGTGCTGGTGGGCATGGTCTGGTGCTCAGTACGGCAGAAGG GCTCCTATCTGACCCACGAGGCCAGTGGCCTGGATGAGCAGGGGGAAGCAAGAGAAGCCTTTCTCAATGGCAGCGATGGacacaagaggaaagaagaattcTTTATctga
- the ZNF428 gene encoding LOW QUALITY PROTEIN: zinc finger protein 428 (The sequence of the model RefSeq protein was modified relative to this genomic sequence to represent the inferred CDS: deleted 1 base in 1 codon), with product MTETREPAETGGYASLEEDDEDLSPGPEHSSDSEYTLSEPDSEEEEDEEEEEEETTDDPEYDPGYKVKQRLGGGRGGPSRRAPRAAQLPGPPAQPCQLCGRSALGEAPPGTPPCRLCCPATAPQEAPAPESRALGEEEEEPPRAGEGRPAGRGEEGEGEEGEEEEEEGGAYHCTECEDSFDNLGELHGHFMLHARGEV from the exons ATGACAGAAACCCGTGAGCCAGCTGAGACTGGGGGCTACGCCAGCCTGGAGGAAGACGATGAGGACCTCTCTCCAG GCCCCGAGCATTCCTCTGACTCCGAATATACTCTCTCAGAGCCGGACTCCgaagaggaagaagatgaggaggaggaggaagaggagaccaCTGATGACCCCGAATATGACCCCGGCTACAAGGTGAAGCAGCGCCtg ggggggggccgggggggccCATCCCGCCGGGCCCCCCGTGCAGCCCAGCTCCCgggccccccagcccagccctgccagctCTGTGGCCGCTCTGCCCTTGGGGAGGCCCCACCGGGCACCCCACCTTGCCGGCTCTGCTGCCCCGCTACAGCCCCCCAGGAAGCGCCAGCTCCTGAAAGCAGGGCCCtcggggaggaagaggaggagccgCCTCGGGCTGGGGAGGGCCGACCagctgggaggggggaggagggggagggggaggagggggaggaggaggaggaggagggcggcGCCTACCACTGTACCGAGTGCGAGGATTCCTTTGACAACCTCGGGGAGCTGCACGGGCACTTCATGCTGCATGCCCGGGGTGAGGTGTAG